A stretch of Streptomyces vietnamensis DNA encodes these proteins:
- a CDS encoding FAD-binding oxidoreductase codes for MAVETHVLDDDCEAITGWGRTAPTLARVQRPRGHAEVAEALRACGPRGAVARGLGRAYGDAAQNAGGTVLDMTGLDRILAVDTTAGLVACEAGVSLHRLMEALLPFGWFVPVTPGTRYVTVGGAIGADIHGKNHHVSGSFGRHVTALELLTADGEIRTVVPGTTLFDATTGGMGLTGVILSATLRLLPVETSLMRVDTERVPDLDELMARLDDGDHRYRYSVAWIDLLARGAATGRAVLTRGDHAPYDALPRHHRARRDPLAFRPGRLPAPPPYVPGGLLGRTSVGLFNELWYRAAPRAATGRLQSLPAFFHPLDGVPHWNRIYGPAGFVQYQFVVPYGQEDTLRRIVRRIADHRCPSFLAVLKRFGSGDPGWLSFPLPGWTLALDLPTGLPGLGRFLDALDEEVVGAGGRIYLAKDSRVRPETLAAMYPRLDEFRALRAALDPRSVLTSDLARRLAL; via the coding sequence ATGGCTGTCGAGACCCACGTCCTGGACGACGACTGCGAAGCGATCACCGGCTGGGGCCGCACCGCCCCCACCCTCGCGCGCGTGCAGCGGCCCCGCGGGCACGCCGAGGTCGCGGAGGCCCTCCGGGCCTGCGGCCCCCGGGGCGCCGTCGCCCGCGGTCTCGGCCGCGCGTACGGCGACGCCGCCCAGAACGCCGGCGGCACCGTCCTCGACATGACCGGCCTCGACCGGATCCTGGCCGTCGACACCACCGCCGGCCTCGTCGCCTGCGAGGCCGGCGTCAGCCTGCACCGGCTGATGGAGGCGCTGCTGCCGTTCGGCTGGTTCGTCCCGGTCACCCCCGGCACCCGGTACGTGACCGTCGGCGGCGCGATCGGCGCCGACATCCACGGCAAGAACCACCACGTCTCGGGTTCCTTCGGCCGGCACGTGACCGCGCTCGAACTCCTCACCGCCGACGGCGAGATCAGGACCGTGGTGCCGGGGACGACGCTGTTCGACGCGACCACCGGCGGCATGGGCCTGACCGGGGTGATCCTCTCCGCCACCCTGCGGCTGCTGCCCGTCGAGACCTCCCTCATGCGCGTGGACACCGAACGCGTCCCCGACCTCGACGAGCTGATGGCCCGGCTCGACGACGGCGACCACCGCTACCGCTACTCCGTCGCCTGGATCGACCTGCTCGCCCGGGGCGCTGCCACCGGCCGCGCCGTCCTCACGCGCGGCGACCACGCCCCGTACGACGCGCTCCCCCGCCACCACCGGGCCCGCCGCGATCCGCTCGCCTTCCGCCCGGGGCGGCTGCCCGCGCCACCGCCGTACGTCCCCGGCGGGCTGCTCGGGCGGACGTCCGTGGGGCTGTTCAACGAGCTCTGGTACCGGGCGGCCCCCCGCGCCGCCACCGGCCGTCTCCAGTCGCTGCCGGCCTTCTTCCACCCCCTCGACGGCGTCCCCCACTGGAACCGGATCTACGGGCCCGCCGGCTTCGTCCAGTACCAGTTCGTCGTCCCGTACGGGCAGGAGGACACCCTCCGGCGGATCGTGCGGCGGATCGCGGACCACCGCTGCCCGTCCTTCCTCGCCGTCCTGAAACGGTTCGGCTCGGGCGACCCCGGCTGGCTCTCCTTCCCGCTCCCCGGCTGGACCCTCGCCCTCGACCTCCCCACCGGCCTCCCCGGCCTCGGCCGCTTCCTCGACGCGCTCGACGAGGAGGTCGTGGGCGCCGGCGGCCGGATCTACCTCGCCAAGGACTCCCGGGTCCGGCCGGAGACCCTGGCCGCGATGTACCCCCGGCTCGACGAGTTCCGGGCGCTGCGCGCCGCGCTCGACCCCCGGTCCGTCCTCACCTCGGACCTCGCCCGCCGTCTCGCCCTCTGA
- a CDS encoding decaprenyl-phosphate phosphoribosyltransferase — protein sequence MLDAPAVVRHAPARAHGGRVLGLVTTARPRQWVKNVLVLAAPAAAGRLGSWQTGARLALVFALFTAAASAVYLLNDARDAEADRAHPVKCRRPVASGQVSAALATGAGILLALGAAVAAALLCGPLTAALLVAYLVMQIAYCVRLKHVLVVDLAVVATGFLMRAMIGGVALGIPLSRWFLITTGFGALFMVAAKRYSEAVQMEGAEGATRALLTQYTTGYLRFVWQLAAGTAVLGYCLWALEAGPPETSLPWRQLSVVAFVLGVLRYAVFADRGTAGAPEDVVLRDRPLAVIGLAWAALYGMSVAGL from the coding sequence GTGCTCGACGCCCCCGCCGTCGTCCGCCACGCGCCCGCGCGGGCGCATGGCGGACGGGTGCTCGGGCTCGTCACGACCGCACGGCCCCGCCAGTGGGTCAAGAACGTGCTCGTCCTCGCCGCGCCCGCCGCCGCCGGCCGGCTCGGCTCCTGGCAGACCGGGGCCCGACTCGCCCTCGTCTTCGCCCTGTTCACGGCCGCCGCCTCCGCCGTCTACCTCCTCAACGACGCGCGCGACGCCGAGGCCGACCGCGCCCACCCGGTCAAGTGCCGCCGCCCCGTGGCCTCGGGGCAGGTGTCCGCCGCCCTCGCCACCGGCGCCGGGATCCTCCTCGCCCTCGGGGCCGCCGTCGCCGCCGCGCTGCTGTGCGGCCCGCTGACCGCCGCCCTCCTCGTCGCGTACCTCGTCATGCAGATCGCGTACTGCGTCCGCCTCAAGCACGTCCTCGTCGTCGACCTCGCCGTCGTCGCCACCGGCTTCCTGATGCGGGCGATGATCGGCGGGGTGGCGCTCGGCATCCCGCTCTCCCGCTGGTTCCTCATCACGACCGGGTTCGGCGCGCTCTTCATGGTCGCCGCCAAGCGGTACTCCGAGGCCGTCCAGATGGAGGGCGCCGAGGGCGCCACGCGCGCGCTGCTCACCCAGTACACGACGGGATACCTGCGGTTCGTCTGGCAGTTGGCGGCCGGCACCGCCGTCCTCGGATACTGCCTGTGGGCCCTGGAGGCAGGCCCACCGGAGACGTCGCTGCCGTGGCGTCAGCTCTCCGTGGTCGCCTTCGTCCTGGGGGTCCTGCGGTACGCGGTCTTCGCCGACCGGGGCACGGCGGGCGCGCCCGAGGACGTCGTGCTGCGCGACCGGCCGCTCGCCGTCATCGGTCTGGCATGGGCCGCGCTGTACGGGATGTCGGTCGCGGGTCTGTGA
- a CDS encoding YihY/virulence factor BrkB family protein codes for MDWLTKLPVIGPWVVRLMRTHAWRAYETLDEAHWTRLAAAITFVSFIALFPLITVAAAIGAALLTPDQLDSIEKKISDQVPGISDQLDIAGLVANAGTIGLVAGAVLLVTGISWIGSMRECLRAVWGLDAVEGNPFLLKGKDGLILLGLGGVAIASLAASWLGSTAVGWSADRLGISGEGAGGILLQGAAVLVAVVADFLILLYVLTLLPGVEPRRRDLLVAALMGAVGFELLKLLLGGYMKGVAAKSMYGAFGVPVALLLWINFTAKLLLFCSAWTVTDSHRKKTPEASETPPTPETPRSGDDGPPTRPAASAG; via the coding sequence ATGGACTGGCTGACCAAGCTTCCCGTCATCGGCCCGTGGGTCGTCCGCCTCATGCGGACCCACGCCTGGCGCGCGTACGAGACCCTCGACGAGGCGCACTGGACCCGGCTCGCCGCCGCGATCACCTTCGTCTCCTTCATCGCCCTCTTCCCGCTGATCACGGTCGCCGCCGCGATCGGCGCCGCGCTCCTCACGCCGGATCAGCTCGACTCGATCGAGAAGAAGATCAGCGACCAGGTGCCCGGCATCTCCGACCAGCTCGACATCGCCGGGCTCGTCGCGAACGCCGGCACCATCGGACTCGTGGCCGGCGCCGTCCTGCTCGTCACCGGCATCAGCTGGATCGGCTCCATGCGGGAGTGCCTGCGGGCGGTCTGGGGGCTCGACGCCGTCGAGGGCAACCCGTTCCTGCTCAAGGGCAAGGACGGGCTGATCCTCCTCGGCCTCGGCGGCGTCGCGATCGCCTCGCTCGCCGCGTCCTGGCTCGGCTCCACCGCCGTCGGCTGGAGCGCCGACCGGCTCGGCATCTCCGGCGAGGGGGCGGGCGGCATCCTGCTCCAGGGCGCCGCCGTCCTCGTCGCGGTCGTCGCCGACTTCCTGATCCTGCTGTACGTGCTGACGCTGCTGCCGGGCGTCGAACCGCGCCGCCGGGACCTCCTGGTGGCGGCGCTGATGGGCGCGGTCGGCTTCGAGCTGCTGAAGCTGCTGCTCGGCGGCTATATGAAGGGGGTCGCGGCGAAGTCGATGTACGGGGCGTTCGGCGTCCCGGTCGCCCTGCTCCTCTGGATCAACTTCACCGCGAAGCTGCTGCTGTTCTGCTCGGCGTGGACGGTCACGGATTCACATCGGAAGAAGACTCCTGAGGCTTCGGAGACCCCTCCGACTCCCGAGACTCCTCGGAGCGGCGACGACGGGCCGCCGACGCGGCCAGCGGCCAGCGCCGGTTGA
- a CDS encoding D-alanyl-D-alanine carboxypeptidase family protein, protein MSASKKTAWAVAAAVLLPLVTAAPAAHADGKDGKDKQPKPPAMMSTVGGALLSKPGTQVQLGPGAPVLPKELSGRSWIVADAESGQVLAAHNAHWRLAPASTLKMLFADTLLPKFTRTQNHLVTSQDLAGIGEGSSLVGIKEKQTYSVHDLWLGVFLRSGNDAVHVLTSMNHGIKQTVKDMNDHAAELQALDTNVVSPDGYDAVGQVSSAYDLTLIARNGMRKPDFREYAATSRAAFPGEAKPGKKRETFEIQNTNRLLTGDIGVEPYQGIAGVKNGNTTHAGATFTGVAERNGRVLLVTVMNPSSKESHAVYREAARLLDWGFAASGKVTPVGELVPPRSERTTPTAPDDGTAPAPGKNAPKTPAHATAAAPEKSGGIGIALAVAGGVLVLLAAAVFLVNRRWPLAASAARRRRSEESRESEGSPKPQESSSDVNP, encoded by the coding sequence GTGTCTGCTTCGAAGAAGACCGCTTGGGCGGTCGCCGCTGCTGTGCTCCTGCCGCTCGTCACCGCCGCGCCCGCGGCCCACGCGGACGGAAAGGACGGGAAGGACAAGCAGCCCAAGCCCCCCGCCATGATGTCCACGGTCGGGGGCGCCCTGCTCAGCAAGCCGGGGACGCAGGTGCAGCTCGGTCCCGGCGCCCCGGTGCTGCCGAAGGAGCTGTCCGGCCGTTCCTGGATCGTCGCGGACGCGGAGAGCGGCCAGGTCCTCGCCGCGCACAACGCGCACTGGCGGCTCGCCCCGGCCTCCACGCTCAAGATGCTCTTCGCCGACACGCTCCTGCCGAAGTTCACCAGGACGCAGAACCACCTGGTCACCAGCCAGGACCTGGCCGGGATAGGAGAGGGTTCCAGTCTGGTCGGCATCAAGGAGAAGCAGACCTACAGCGTCCACGACCTGTGGCTCGGCGTCTTCCTCCGCTCCGGCAACGACGCCGTGCACGTGCTGACCAGCATGAACCACGGCATCAAGCAGACCGTGAAGGACATGAACGACCACGCGGCCGAGCTCCAGGCCCTCGACACCAACGTGGTCTCCCCGGACGGCTACGACGCCGTGGGCCAGGTCTCGTCCGCGTACGACCTGACGCTCATCGCCCGCAACGGCATGCGGAAGCCGGACTTCCGTGAGTACGCCGCCACGTCCCGCGCCGCCTTCCCCGGCGAGGCCAAGCCGGGCAAGAAGCGCGAGACCTTCGAGATCCAGAACACCAACCGGCTCCTCACCGGCGACATCGGCGTCGAGCCGTACCAGGGCATCGCCGGGGTCAAGAACGGCAACACCACGCACGCGGGCGCGACCTTCACCGGGGTCGCCGAGCGCAACGGCAGGGTCCTGCTCGTCACCGTCATGAACCCCTCCTCGAAGGAGTCGCACGCGGTCTACCGGGAGGCCGCCCGGCTGCTCGACTGGGGCTTCGCGGCCTCCGGGAAGGTGACGCCGGTGGGCGAACTGGTGCCGCCCCGCTCGGAACGCACGACGCCCACCGCCCCGGACGACGGCACCGCCCCGGCGCCCGGCAAGAACGCCCCCAAGACGCCGGCCCACGCGACCGCCGCCGCTCCCGAGAAGTCCGGCGGGATCGGGATCGCGCTGGCCGTGGCGGGCGGCGTCCTCGTCCTCCTGGCCGCGGCGGTCTTCCTCGTCAACCGGCGCTGGCCGCTGGCCGCGTCGGCGGCCCGTCGTCGCCGCTCCGAGGAGTCTCGGGAGTCGGAGGGGTCTCCGAAGCCTCAGGAGTCTTCTTCCGATGTGAATCCGTGA
- a CDS encoding SCO4848 family membrane protein, with product MKLSRRVSWFLLAFGVWSVFIWVTFVKNLWNDGSGLAFDDAGDPTAYFWVHLLLAITSFVLGTVIGVIGLRGVRAARRADA from the coding sequence ATGAAGCTCAGCCGCCGTGTCTCCTGGTTCCTGCTCGCCTTCGGGGTGTGGTCCGTCTTCATCTGGGTCACCTTCGTCAAGAACCTCTGGAACGACGGGAGCGGCCTCGCCTTCGACGACGCGGGCGATCCGACGGCGTACTTCTGGGTTCACCTGCTGCTCGCCATCACGTCCTTTGTCCTGGGGACGGTGATCGGCGTGATCGGGTTGCGCGGGGTGCGTGCCGCGCGCCGCGCGGACGCCTAG
- a CDS encoding metallophosphoesterase produces the protein MVVFLLVLVVVLALLGAVHWYVWRRLVRDVTVAGSLARRLGTVAVVALPLLSIAALVSSRAGAPFLLQQAVAWPGFLWLAVLLYLVLALVVGEAVRPLLRAWLGRRAAAAAPAEPVPAAATGPGPVVSPPAPAPAPASETAPETEPQPAPEPQPAPETATGPGPDGQVVAVEEAGRPVESAAPADVSRRLFVSRVVAGSAAAVALGTVGYGTYGVLRGPRVKRVTVPLAKIPRAAHGYRIAVVSDIHLGPILGRAHTQRIVDTINATQPDLIAVVGDLVDGTVENLGPAAEPLARLRARHGSFFVTGNHEYFSGADAWVDHVRELGLHPLRNARVEIPAGFDLAGVDDVAGESEGRGPDFARALGDRDRARAAVLLAHQPIVVHDAVRHGVDLQLSGHTHGGQLWPGNYLAELANPTVAGLERYGDTQLYVSRGAGAWGPPVRVGAPSDITIVELASKQA, from the coding sequence GTGGTCGTCTTTCTGCTGGTCCTGGTCGTGGTGCTCGCGCTGCTCGGCGCGGTCCACTGGTACGTGTGGCGGCGCCTCGTGCGGGACGTCACAGTGGCCGGGAGCCTCGCACGCCGGCTCGGTACGGTCGCCGTCGTGGCGCTGCCGCTGCTCTCGATCGCCGCCCTGGTCTCCTCGCGGGCGGGCGCGCCCTTCCTGCTCCAGCAGGCGGTCGCCTGGCCGGGCTTCCTCTGGCTCGCCGTGCTGCTGTACCTGGTCCTGGCCCTGGTGGTCGGCGAGGCCGTCCGGCCGCTCCTGCGGGCCTGGCTGGGGCGCCGCGCGGCCGCCGCCGCACCGGCGGAGCCCGTACCGGCGGCCGCCACGGGACCCGGACCCGTCGTATCCCCGCCCGCCCCCGCGCCCGCACCTGCGTCCGAGACCGCGCCCGAGACCGAGCCCCAGCCGGCGCCCGAGCCCCAGCCCGCGCCCGAGACCGCGACCGGGCCCGGCCCCGACGGGCAGGTCGTGGCGGTCGAGGAGGCCGGTCGGCCGGTCGAGTCGGCCGCCCCCGCCGACGTCTCCCGGCGGCTCTTCGTCTCCCGCGTCGTCGCGGGGTCCGCGGCCGCCGTCGCCCTCGGGACCGTCGGGTACGGCACGTACGGCGTGCTGCGCGGGCCCCGGGTCAAGCGGGTCACCGTGCCGCTCGCCAAGATCCCGCGCGCCGCGCACGGCTACCGGATCGCCGTCGTCTCCGACATCCACCTCGGGCCGATCCTGGGCCGCGCCCACACCCAGCGGATCGTGGACACGATCAACGCCACCCAGCCCGATCTGATCGCCGTCGTCGGCGACCTCGTCGACGGGACCGTCGAGAACCTCGGCCCGGCCGCCGAGCCGCTCGCCCGGCTCCGTGCCCGGCACGGTTCCTTCTTCGTGACCGGCAACCACGAGTACTTCTCGGGCGCCGACGCCTGGGTCGACCACGTCCGCGAGCTCGGCCTGCACCCGCTGCGCAACGCGCGCGTGGAGATCCCGGCCGGCTTCGACCTCGCCGGCGTCGACGACGTCGCGGGGGAGAGCGAGGGCCGGGGCCCCGACTTCGCGCGGGCCCTCGGCGACCGCGACCGGGCCCGCGCCGCCGTGCTCCTCGCGCACCAGCCGATCGTCGTCCACGACGCCGTACGCCACGGCGTGGACCTCCAGCTCTCCGGTCACACCCACGGCGGCCAGCTCTGGCCCGGCAACTACCTCGCCGAACTGGCCAACCCGACCGTCGCCGGGCTCGAACGGTACGGTGACACCCAGCTGTACGTCTCGCGGGGCGCGGGCGCCTGGGGACCCCCGGTCCGGGTCGGCGCGCCCTCCGACATCACGATCGTCGAACTCGCCTCGAAACAGGCCTGA
- a CDS encoding ABC transporter substrate-binding protein encodes MRSTVRLRILITCGVLVAAGVGGWQLLPSDGERTDPITVGTTDEVTSLDPAGAYDAGSWAMYSNVFQSLLTFKPGLSQPVPDAAESCKFLGSGLTTYQCTLRDDLTFANGRKITAEDVKYSFERMLRIKTDVGPQPLFPTLKNVSAEGRTVTFHLSGRDATFPLKVATGAGSIVDKDHYPADRLRTDSAVDGSGPYVLKEYKEGESALLQPNPKYKGAITKAGHTVLVKYYGQSADLATAWKAKEVQVTHRQLPPDFIAKLDTKDGTRINEAESAEIRNINFNVRPGSPMADKAVRQAVAAVIDRPAITEGAYKGTVEPLYSLIPQGFVGHSTAFYDLYPEPSAKKAKKLLANAGIKTPVEFTFGYRKDATYATEAAEIKRQLEESGLFKVKLVEADWQSFQKGYAKGSYDAYPVGWLPDFPDSDSFTAPLVGTKNTLHNGFSSKTIDSLIASTQQYSDRGRATSDFREIQNEVATDVPLVPLWQKKDYVLSTAAVTGSQYLTDGTGIWRLWELSWI; translated from the coding sequence ATGCGGTCGACGGTCCGTCTGCGGATCCTCATCACTTGTGGAGTACTGGTGGCCGCCGGAGTGGGGGGCTGGCAACTCCTGCCCTCCGACGGCGAGCGGACCGACCCGATCACCGTCGGCACGACCGACGAGGTGACGTCACTCGACCCGGCCGGCGCGTACGACGCCGGTTCCTGGGCGATGTACAGCAACGTCTTCCAGTCGCTGCTGACGTTCAAGCCGGGCCTCAGCCAGCCGGTTCCGGACGCCGCCGAGAGCTGCAAGTTCCTGGGCTCCGGGCTCACCACGTACCAGTGCACGCTCCGCGACGACCTCACCTTCGCCAACGGGCGCAAGATCACCGCCGAGGACGTCAAGTACTCCTTCGAGCGGATGCTGCGCATCAAGACGGACGTCGGTCCGCAGCCGCTCTTCCCGACCCTGAAGAACGTCTCGGCCGAGGGCCGTACGGTCACCTTCCACCTGAGCGGCCGTGACGCCACGTTCCCGCTGAAGGTGGCCACGGGCGCCGGCTCGATCGTGGACAAGGACCACTACCCGGCCGACCGGCTGCGGACGGACTCCGCGGTCGACGGCTCGGGGCCGTACGTCCTCAAGGAGTACAAGGAGGGCGAGTCCGCGCTCCTGCAGCCCAACCCGAAGTACAAGGGCGCCATCACCAAGGCCGGTCACACGGTCCTCGTGAAGTACTACGGCCAGTCCGCGGACCTCGCCACCGCCTGGAAGGCGAAGGAGGTCCAGGTGACGCACCGGCAGCTCCCGCCGGACTTCATCGCGAAGCTGGACACCAAGGACGGGACCCGGATCAACGAGGCGGAGAGCGCCGAGATCCGCAACATCAACTTCAACGTCCGGCCCGGCTCGCCCATGGCCGACAAGGCCGTACGGCAGGCCGTCGCCGCCGTCATCGACCGCCCGGCGATCACCGAGGGCGCCTACAAGGGCACGGTCGAGCCGCTCTACTCCCTCATCCCGCAGGGCTTCGTCGGCCACAGCACCGCCTTCTACGACCTCTACCCGGAGCCGAGCGCGAAGAAGGCGAAGAAGCTCCTGGCGAACGCCGGGATCAAGACGCCGGTGGAGTTCACCTTCGGCTACCGCAAGGACGCCACGTACGCCACCGAGGCCGCCGAGATCAAGCGGCAGCTGGAGGAGAGCGGCCTCTTCAAGGTGAAGCTCGTCGAGGCCGACTGGCAGAGCTTCCAGAAGGGGTACGCGAAGGGCAGCTACGACGCCTACCCCGTCGGCTGGCTCCCCGACTTCCCCGACTCCGACAGCTTCACCGCGCCGCTCGTCGGGACGAAGAACACCCTGCACAACGGCTTCTCCAGCAAGACGATCGACAGCCTGATCGCCTCGACGCAGCAGTACAGCGACCGGGGCCGCGCGACGAGCGACTTCAGGGAGATCCAGAACGAGGTCGCCACCGACGTCCCGCTCGTCCCGCTGTGGCAGAAGAAGGACTACGTCCTCTCCACGGCGGCGGTCACCGGCTCCCAGTACCTGACGGACGGCACGGGCATCTGGCGCCTGTGGGAGCTCAGCTGGATTTAG
- a CDS encoding TetR/AcrR family transcriptional regulator — translation MTEEKKAEEKKAPKSEQTRTLILETALRLFQERGYDKTTMRAIAQEAGVSVGNAYYYFSSKEHLVQGFYDRIAEEHQAAVEPILSGDEKDLTARIRGVYLGWLDIAEPYHEFAAQFFKNAADPDSPLSPFSPESEGPREAAIEVHRRVISGASVKVDPELKEALPQLLWLQQMGLVLFWVYDRSEGAANSRRLVERLAPVTARAISLSRFRILRPLVKETHELLSDFMPTAAGMAASGKPKKKANPKPQEAP, via the coding sequence GTGACGGAAGAGAAGAAGGCCGAAGAGAAGAAGGCCCCCAAGAGCGAGCAGACCCGCACGCTCATCCTCGAAACCGCGCTCCGGCTGTTCCAGGAGCGCGGTTACGACAAGACGACCATGCGGGCCATCGCCCAGGAGGCCGGGGTCTCCGTCGGCAACGCGTACTACTACTTCTCCTCCAAGGAGCACCTCGTCCAGGGCTTCTACGACCGGATCGCCGAGGAGCACCAGGCGGCCGTCGAGCCCATCCTGAGCGGCGACGAGAAGGACCTGACCGCCCGGATCCGCGGGGTCTACCTCGGCTGGCTCGACATCGCGGAGCCGTACCACGAGTTCGCGGCCCAGTTCTTCAAGAACGCCGCCGACCCGGACAGCCCGCTCAGCCCCTTCTCCCCCGAGTCGGAGGGCCCGCGCGAGGCCGCGATCGAGGTGCACCGGCGGGTCATCTCCGGCGCCTCGGTCAAGGTCGACCCGGAACTGAAGGAAGCCCTCCCGCAGTTGCTGTGGCTCCAGCAGATGGGCCTGGTGCTGTTCTGGGTGTACGACCGCTCGGAGGGCGCGGCGAACAGCCGGCGCCTGGTGGAGCGCCTCGCGCCGGTCACCGCCCGCGCGATCTCGCTCTCCCGCTTCCGGATCCTGCGCCCGCTGGTCAAGGAGACGCACGAGCTGCTCTCCGACTTCATGCCGACGGCGGCCGGGATGGCGGCCTCGGGCAAGCCCAAGAAGAAGGCGAACCCGAAGCCGCAGGAGGCCCCATAA
- a CDS encoding thiol-disulfide oxidoreductase DCC family protein — translation MGRLTVLYDADCPLCVHLRHWLLRQRQLVPLDLVPAGSQQARRLFPALDHAATLREITVIGDRGQVYRDTSAWIVCLWALADHRPKAHWLATPAGQPFARVTVLAAAKWREALKGPGGEDAPCGDGHCEVPGPPG, via the coding sequence GTGGGACGTCTGACCGTGCTGTACGACGCCGACTGCCCGCTCTGCGTGCACCTCAGGCACTGGCTGCTGCGCCAGCGGCAGCTCGTCCCGCTCGATCTCGTACCGGCGGGATCGCAGCAGGCACGGCGCCTCTTCCCGGCCCTCGACCACGCCGCCACGCTGCGGGAGATCACCGTGATCGGGGACCGGGGCCAGGTCTACCGGGACACCTCCGCCTGGATCGTCTGCCTCTGGGCCCTGGCCGACCACCGGCCCAAGGCCCACTGGCTCGCCACCCCCGCCGGACAGCCCTTCGCCCGGGTGACCGTCCTGGCGGCCGCGAAGTGGCGCGAGGCCCTCAAGGGGCCGGGAGGGGAAGACGCTCCCTGCGGGGACGGGCACTGCGAGGTGCCCGGTCCGCCCGGTTAG
- a CDS encoding alpha/beta fold hydrolase, translating to MTLSHDLAGTGPSTVVLLHSGVCDRRMWDGQFHALAEAGHRVVRCDLRGFGDSPIDAPHTHAEDVRALLDHLGAERAAVVGSSFGGRVALELAALHPGRVSALALLGSAMPGMVPSPELRAWGAREDALVEAGDLDAAVELNVDTWLGPEASETARALVREGQRRAFDLQLAAPEENHPVAPEVTRDDLARIEAPALVAVGAHDQPDFRAIADELGNLLPAARRVDLDWAGHLPALERPDETARLLLSFLTEVSELSPGVSAR from the coding sequence GTGACGCTCTCTCATGACCTGGCCGGCACCGGCCCCTCGACCGTCGTCCTGCTGCACTCCGGGGTCTGCGACCGCCGGATGTGGGACGGGCAGTTCCACGCACTGGCCGAAGCGGGACACCGTGTCGTCCGCTGCGACCTCCGCGGCTTCGGCGACAGCCCGATCGACGCCCCGCACACCCACGCCGAGGACGTGCGCGCGCTCCTCGACCACCTCGGCGCCGAGCGCGCCGCCGTCGTCGGCTCCTCCTTCGGCGGCCGCGTCGCCCTCGAACTCGCCGCCCTGCACCCCGGACGCGTCTCGGCCCTCGCGCTCCTGGGCTCCGCGATGCCCGGCATGGTGCCGAGCCCGGAGCTGCGCGCCTGGGGCGCCCGCGAGGACGCCCTCGTCGAGGCGGGCGACCTCGACGCCGCCGTCGAGCTCAACGTCGACACCTGGCTCGGCCCCGAGGCCTCCGAGACCGCCCGTGCCCTCGTACGGGAAGGGCAGCGCCGCGCCTTCGACCTCCAGCTCGCCGCCCCCGAGGAGAACCACCCCGTCGCCCCCGAGGTCACCCGCGACGACCTCGCCCGGATCGAGGCCCCCGCCCTCGTCGCCGTCGGCGCCCACGACCAGCCCGACTTCCGGGCGATCGCCGACGAGCTCGGGAACCTCCTGCCCGCCGCGCGCCGCGTCGACCTCGACTGGGCCGGCCACCTCCCCGCCCTGGAGCGCCCGGACGAGACGGCCCGGCTGCTCCTCTCCTTCCTGACCGAGGTCTCCGAGCTCAGCCCCGGCGTATCTGCGCGGTGA